A genomic window from Arvicola amphibius chromosome 5, mArvAmp1.2, whole genome shotgun sequence includes:
- the LOC119814791 gene encoding olfactory receptor 4F3/4F16/4F29-like, whose amino-acid sequence MEGKNQSMVSEFVFLGLTNSWDIQLFLFVFSSMFYVASMTGNSLIVFTVAFDPHLHSPMYFLLANLSFIDLGVSSVISPKMIYDLLRKHKVITFRGCITQIFFIHFIGGVEMILLIAMAFDRYVAICKPLHYLTIMSPKMCILFSVASWVVGFMHSIIQLAFVVNLPFCGPNVLDSFYCDFPRFIKLACVDTYRLKLLVSVNSGFMSVGSFFILIISYIVIIFTVQKHSSSGSSKALPTLSAHVTVVVLFFGPVMFIYTWPSSFTHLDKFLSIFDAVVTPFLNPVIYTFRNQEMKMSMMRVFKQIMGCRQIIKHLHSGHS is encoded by the coding sequence atggaaggaaagaatcagtcTATGGTGTCAGAGTTTGTGTTCCTGGGACTCACCAACTCTTGGGACATCCAATTATTCCTTTTTGTGTTCTCTTCCATGTTTTATGTAGCAAGCATGACAGGAAACTCCCTCATTGTGTTCACTGTGGCTTTTGACCCTCACTTACACTCTCCCATGTATTTTCTGTTGGCTAACCTCTCCTTCATTGACTTGGGTGTTTCTTCTGTTATTTCCCCCAAGATGATTTATGATCTGTTGAGAAAGCATAAAGTCATCACGTTTAGAGGGTGCATCACTCAAATATTCTTCATTCACTTCATTGGTGGTGTGGAGATGATTTTACTCATAGCCATGGCCTTTGACAGATATGTGGCCATATGTAAGCCTCTCCATTATCTGACCATTATGAGCCCAAAGATGTGCATCTTGTTTTCAGTGGCTTCCTGGGTGGTTGGCTTTATGCATTCTATCATTCAACTGGCTTTTGTAGTAAACTTACCATTCTGTGGACCAAATGTTTTGGACAGCTTCTACTGTGACTTTCCCCGGTTTATCAAACTTGCCTGTGTAGATACATACAGACTGAAATTACTGGTCTCAGTCAATAGTGGATTCATGTCTGTAGGTTCCTTCTTCATACTGATAATTTCCTATATTGTCATCATATTTACTGTTCAGAAACATTCTTCAAGTGGCTCCTCCAAGGCTCTGCCTACGCTTTCAGCTCATGTGACTGTGGTGGTCTTATTCTTTGGCCCTGTGATGTTCATCTACACATGGCCTTCTTCATTCACACACTTGGATAAGTTTTTGTCCATATTTGATGCAGTTGTCACTCCCTTTCTGAACCCTGTGATCTATACATTCAGGAATcaagaaatgaaaatgtcaatGATGAGAGTATTTAAACAGATAATGGGTTGTAGACAAATAATTAAACACTTGCACTCTGGTCATTCTTAA